A DNA window from Rhizobium jaguaris contains the following coding sequences:
- a CDS encoding ABC transporter substrate-binding protein, giving the protein MRSSRTLFHTVALSLVMTAASLGATAAHAADKISIMVGGYEKQIYLPAKLAESLGYFKDEGLDVELLNESAGVDAENQLLAGAVQGVVGFYDHCVDLQAKGKFIESVVQFSQAPGEVELVSTKHPEIKSFADLKGKSVGVTGLGSSTNFLTLYMASKAGLSPADVTPVPVGAGQTFIAAMQQDAIQAGMTTEPTISRMLKTGEATVLVDLRTLKGTEAALGGTYPAASLYMDAAWVAAHKEDVQKLANAFVKTLRFINTHSGAEIAEKMPKDFYVGDKEGYIKALDAGKEMFTADGVMPEDGPKTVLAVLSQFSKNVKGKTIDLSKTYTTEFVKNVK; this is encoded by the coding sequence ATGCGTTCATCGCGCACGCTTTTTCATACCGTAGCCCTTTCTCTCGTCATGACCGCCGCTTCCCTCGGCGCCACGGCAGCTCATGCTGCCGACAAGATCTCCATCATGGTGGGTGGCTACGAAAAGCAGATCTATCTGCCGGCCAAGCTCGCTGAATCTCTCGGCTACTTCAAGGATGAAGGTCTCGATGTCGAGCTTCTGAATGAATCAGCCGGTGTCGACGCCGAAAACCAGCTTCTCGCAGGCGCCGTCCAGGGCGTTGTCGGTTTCTACGATCACTGCGTCGACCTGCAGGCCAAGGGCAAGTTCATTGAGTCCGTCGTACAATTCAGCCAGGCGCCGGGCGAAGTCGAGCTGGTGTCGACCAAGCATCCGGAAATTAAGTCCTTCGCCGATTTGAAGGGCAAGAGCGTCGGCGTTACCGGCCTCGGTTCTTCCACCAACTTTCTGACGCTCTATATGGCGTCCAAGGCTGGACTGTCGCCAGCTGATGTCACCCCGGTTCCGGTCGGCGCCGGCCAGACCTTCATCGCCGCCATGCAACAGGACGCCATCCAGGCCGGCATGACCACCGAACCGACGATCTCGCGCATGCTGAAGACCGGAGAAGCTACGGTTCTCGTCGATCTCAGAACCCTGAAGGGTACTGAAGCCGCGCTCGGAGGTACCTATCCGGCAGCCTCGCTCTATATGGACGCCGCCTGGGTCGCTGCTCACAAGGAAGATGTGCAGAAGCTTGCAAACGCCTTCGTCAAGACGCTGCGCTTCATCAATACCCATTCCGGTGCCGAGATCGCCGAGAAGATGCCGAAGGATTTCTACGTCGGCGACAAGGAGGGCTACATCAAGGCTCTCGATGCCGGCAAAGAGATGTTCACCGCCGACGGCGTGATGCCGGAAGATGGTCCGAAGACGGTTCTCGCCGTGCTCTCTCAGTTCTCCAAGAACGTCAAGGGCAAGACGATCGACCTGTCGAAGACCTACACGACGGAATTCGTCAAGAACGTCAAGTAA
- a CDS encoding ABC transporter substrate-binding protein, whose amino-acid sequence MRSSRTLFHTAALSLVMTAASLGATAAHAADKISIMVGGYEKQIYLPAKLAESLGYFKDEGLDVELLNEPAGVDAENEMLAGAVQGVVGFYDHCIDLQGKGKFVESVVQFSQAPGEVELVSSKHPEIKSPADFKGKSLGVTGLGSSTNFLTQYLAVKNGLKLGDFTSVPVGAGQTFIAAMQQDAIQAGMTTEPTISRLLKTGEAKVLIDMRSMDGTKAVLGGTYPAASLYMQTSWVDDHKEETQKLANAFVKTLHFINTHSAAEIADKMPKDFYVGDKEGYVKALENGKAMFTADGVMPEDGPKTVLAVLSEFSKNVQGKTIDLSKTYTTAFVKNAK is encoded by the coding sequence ATGCGTTCATCGCGCACGCTTTTTCATACCGCAGCCCTTTCTCTCGTCATGACTGCCGCCTCGCTCGGCGCCACAGCGGCACATGCTGCCGACAAGATCTCCATCATGGTGGGCGGCTATGAAAAGCAGATCTATTTACCGGCCAAGCTCGCGGAATCCCTTGGTTACTTCAAGGATGAAGGTCTTGATGTCGAACTTCTCAACGAGCCGGCCGGCGTCGATGCGGAAAACGAAATGCTTGCCGGCGCCGTTCAGGGCGTCGTCGGCTTTTACGATCATTGCATCGACCTTCAAGGCAAGGGTAAATTCGTCGAATCCGTCGTACAGTTCAGCCAGGCGCCTGGCGAAGTGGAACTGGTGTCCAGCAAACATCCCGAGATCAAGTCGCCTGCCGATTTCAAGGGCAAAAGCCTTGGCGTGACGGGGCTGGGCTCGTCCACCAATTTCCTGACGCAATATCTGGCGGTCAAAAACGGTTTGAAGCTTGGTGACTTCACATCCGTCCCGGTCGGAGCCGGTCAGACCTTCATTGCCGCCATGCAGCAGGATGCCATTCAGGCCGGCATGACCACCGAGCCTACGATCTCGCGTCTGTTGAAGACCGGCGAAGCCAAGGTACTCATCGATATGCGCAGCATGGACGGGACCAAGGCCGTTCTCGGCGGCACCTATCCGGCCGCTTCGCTCTATATGCAGACCTCCTGGGTCGATGACCATAAGGAGGAGACGCAAAAGCTCGCGAATGCCTTCGTCAAGACGCTGCACTTCATCAATACCCATTCCGCCGCCGAAATCGCCGACAAGATGCCGAAAGACTTTTATGTCGGCGACAAGGAGGGTTACGTGAAGGCGCTCGAAAACGGCAAGGCGATGTTTACGGCTGATGGCGTAATGCCGGAAGATGGTCCGAAGACCGTTCTTGCCGTACTCTCCGAGTTCTCCAAGAACGTCCAGGGCAAGACAATCGACCTTTCGAAGACCTATACGACCGCGTTCGTCAAGAACGCCAAGTAG
- a CDS encoding helix-turn-helix domain-containing protein, which translates to MSAKVPNPIDAYVGSRVRMRRLMLGMSQERLAEQIGVTFQQVQKYEKGTNRIGASRLQAIAGVLAVPVAFFFQQDNTQPLTTEGLGAISGLEDLSEFLTSKEGLSLNKAFMKINDPNVRQSVLTLIKSLANASEPAVTHAPPAAEVPFGLRN; encoded by the coding sequence GTGAGTGCAAAAGTACCAAATCCGATTGACGCCTATGTCGGCTCACGCGTGCGCATGCGCCGGCTCATGCTCGGTATGAGCCAGGAACGGCTTGCCGAACAGATCGGCGTCACCTTTCAGCAGGTGCAAAAATACGAAAAAGGCACCAATCGCATCGGCGCCAGCCGATTGCAGGCGATCGCGGGAGTTTTGGCGGTTCCGGTCGCTTTCTTCTTCCAACAAGACAACACACAGCCACTGACGACGGAAGGTCTGGGCGCAATCAGCGGCCTTGAGGACCTGTCCGAATTTCTGACGTCCAAGGAAGGTCTCAGCCTCAACAAGGCCTTCATGAAGATCAACGACCCCAACGTTCGCCAATCCGTGCTGACGCTCATCAAATCGCTGGCCAACGCTTCCGAGCCGGCGGTCACGCATGCGCCGCCTGCGGCCGAAGTTCCTTTCGGCCTCAGAAACTGA
- a CDS encoding BTAD domain-containing putative transcriptional regulator, protein MDFRLLTFGDLRLVDGTGTTVPFPEKGLLSVCFLLTSSSTQKPRAELAEFLWGDIPMDKALANLRQTLSRVKSRQDELGIELLRIEQAAVGVNVQAFTNDLAFLNAVSQTDPHAALKELLQLGRWDFLARTEVIGGLARMWLRAQRDRIKAQMLATLRDAIAAMSEDADATIVKEAALRLFEAHPEDEAIYQLLGETYAGEPQLESARHIFESRRKYRWGELPVDPDPQTLSVARRLFERQRSVPAQPREEAAQQVEIAPPVLRGPPKLVLLPPVNLTRNHEPAIFLAAALLEDITVGLCVLKTVTMVAHYTAEKIALHLDRAAMLEKYAINYVLDTRLSFDGSAYWLFAQLIYAGNDEVIWAERFGMEARDLPRQHREIAQRIVASAAGHIERNEFSRDYFERNPEAYRQYLLGQRHLKHLDLPDIRRARKAFQTALKENPYFSPALSGMARTYHLEWLVTAQGDTKLLKLAEEEAGKAIATGQDIVGGYHQFGVAKLYQGAFDESIETFELAETISPHYADVIADYADTLIHASKPAEALEKVERAIKLNPLSPDLYFWTAAGANYCLERYDDANAYIERMADPTQAARLAAASAAMAGDTRKAKTLARRVKETYPDFEIDTWLSIVPFREQWQKDLYREGLKRAGF, encoded by the coding sequence ATGGATTTCAGGCTGCTGACATTCGGAGACCTGCGTCTCGTGGACGGAACAGGTACAACCGTGCCTTTTCCCGAAAAGGGCCTGCTATCGGTCTGCTTCCTGCTGACGAGTTCCTCGACGCAAAAGCCCCGTGCCGAGCTTGCTGAATTTCTCTGGGGCGATATCCCCATGGACAAGGCGCTGGCCAATTTGCGGCAGACGCTGTCGCGCGTCAAAAGCCGGCAAGACGAACTCGGAATCGAGCTGCTACGGATCGAGCAGGCGGCTGTCGGCGTGAATGTCCAAGCCTTCACCAACGATCTCGCATTCTTGAACGCAGTTTCGCAGACCGACCCTCACGCCGCGCTCAAGGAATTGCTGCAACTTGGCCGCTGGGATTTTCTTGCCCGTACCGAAGTCATCGGCGGCTTGGCTCGCATGTGGCTGCGCGCGCAGCGGGATCGTATCAAGGCACAGATGCTGGCGACGCTCCGCGATGCCATTGCGGCCATGAGCGAAGATGCGGACGCGACCATCGTCAAAGAGGCGGCGCTGCGGCTGTTCGAAGCCCATCCAGAAGATGAGGCGATCTACCAGTTACTGGGTGAGACCTATGCTGGCGAACCCCAACTCGAAAGCGCCCGTCACATTTTCGAGAGCCGCAGAAAATATAGATGGGGCGAATTGCCGGTTGATCCCGACCCGCAGACGCTCAGCGTCGCGCGGCGGCTGTTCGAACGCCAGCGCAGCGTCCCGGCACAGCCTCGGGAAGAAGCGGCCCAGCAGGTGGAAATCGCTCCGCCCGTGCTCCGCGGGCCGCCCAAGCTCGTATTGCTGCCGCCGGTGAACCTAACGAGAAATCATGAGCCGGCTATCTTCCTCGCCGCGGCGCTCCTGGAAGATATCACCGTCGGCCTTTGCGTGTTGAAGACCGTGACGATGGTGGCGCACTATACGGCGGAAAAGATCGCCCTTCATCTTGATCGGGCGGCAATGCTGGAAAAATACGCCATCAATTACGTGCTGGACACCAGGCTCAGCTTCGATGGCAGCGCCTATTGGCTTTTCGCGCAGTTGATTTACGCCGGCAATGATGAAGTCATCTGGGCGGAGCGCTTCGGCATGGAGGCGCGGGATCTGCCGCGTCAACATCGCGAAATTGCCCAGCGCATCGTCGCGTCGGCGGCCGGCCATATCGAGCGCAACGAATTCTCCCGCGACTATTTCGAGCGGAATCCGGAAGCCTATCGCCAATATCTGCTCGGCCAGCGCCACCTGAAGCATCTCGATCTTCCGGACATTCGCCGAGCCCGCAAGGCGTTCCAGACCGCCCTGAAGGAAAACCCCTATTTCTCGCCCGCCCTAAGCGGCATGGCCCGCACCTATCATCTCGAATGGCTGGTTACCGCGCAGGGCGACACAAAGCTGTTGAAGCTGGCCGAGGAAGAGGCCGGCAAGGCGATCGCCACCGGCCAGGACATCGTGGGAGGCTATCATCAATTCGGTGTCGCAAAGCTTTACCAGGGGGCCTTCGACGAAAGTATCGAAACCTTCGAGCTCGCTGAGACCATCAGCCCGCACTATGCCGATGTCATCGCCGATTATGCAGACACGCTGATTCACGCTTCGAAACCGGCCGAAGCTCTGGAAAAGGTCGAGCGCGCTATCAAGCTCAACCCACTGAGCCCCGATCTATATTTCTGGACCGCCGCCGGGGCCAACTACTGCCTAGAGCGTTACGACGACGCCAATGCCTATATCGAGCGGATGGCCGACCCCACTCAGGCGGCACGCCTTGCCGCGGCCAGTGCAGCCATGGCCGGCGACACACGAAAGGCCAAGACGCTGGCGCGCCGGGTCAAGGAAACCTATCCCGATTTTGAGATTGATACATGGCTCTCGATCGTTCCATTTCGTGAGCAATGGCAGAAGGACCTATATCGGGAAGGACTTAAACGGGCAGGATTTTAG
- a CDS encoding YcaO-like family protein, with protein sequence MEGNSHRERIAAASSPYSDRACSAEETFRRIEPCLAAHGITRLGRLTGLDKIGIPVWQAVSPNAHSIVINNGKGITDLDAKVSAAMEALERTVAGAPAVKTVTTSRRQLMAEGHDADPLPSLIAKGQADIADDEDIAWAEGYDLIAGRKAWIPFNAVTLDRTIRNPRFWQSSDGLASGNVLAEAILHGLLERIERDAEVLWDISEPKLRMGACIDPACFADPVLDELIMKITAAGLTLRLFDITSNIGIPVIVALLGPGKIAQARRIRYLDVTIGSGAHPSPVRAAIRAVTEAAQSRLTFISGARDDIRPENFTRELPDSIRRCFDAIPKTVVGLNAILPDGAEALLHFTVDRLRQAGITSAIALSLGHASLPFAVAKLAVPQLENPAGDRKRRFGYRAISKTLQLL encoded by the coding sequence CTGGAGGGAAATTCCCACAGGGAGCGGATTGCAGCCGCCTCATCGCCTTATTCGGACCGCGCCTGTTCCGCCGAGGAGACCTTCCGGCGGATCGAGCCTTGCCTTGCCGCTCACGGCATCACTCGCCTCGGCCGCCTGACCGGGCTCGACAAAATCGGCATACCCGTCTGGCAGGCGGTCAGTCCGAATGCGCACTCGATCGTCATCAACAATGGCAAAGGCATCACCGATCTCGATGCCAAGGTCTCCGCAGCCATGGAAGCGCTGGAGCGGACCGTTGCCGGCGCGCCCGCCGTCAAAACCGTAACCACCAGTCGCCGGCAACTGATGGCTGAAGGACATGACGCCGATCCTCTGCCCTCACTGATTGCCAAAGGACAGGCGGATATTGCCGATGACGAGGACATTGCCTGGGCCGAGGGTTATGATCTCATCGCCGGCAGAAAAGCCTGGATTCCCTTCAATGCCGTGACGCTCGACCGCACCATCCGCAATCCGCGCTTCTGGCAATCCTCCGATGGTCTTGCCTCTGGCAATGTACTGGCCGAGGCCATCCTGCACGGCCTGCTCGAACGCATCGAACGCGACGCGGAAGTCCTCTGGGATATTTCCGAGCCGAAGTTGCGCATGGGGGCCTGTATCGATCCCGCCTGTTTCGCCGATCCGGTGCTGGACGAACTCATCATGAAGATCACGGCTGCCGGCCTGACGCTGCGGCTCTTCGATATCACCAGCAACATAGGCATACCGGTGATCGTGGCTCTCCTCGGTCCCGGGAAAATCGCACAAGCGCGGCGTATCCGCTACCTCGATGTCACTATCGGCAGCGGCGCGCATCCATCGCCGGTGCGGGCGGCTATCCGCGCCGTGACGGAAGCGGCGCAATCGCGCCTGACCTTCATCAGCGGCGCCCGCGACGACATCCGTCCGGAGAATTTCACGCGCGAACTGCCGGACAGCATCCGCCGCTGTTTCGATGCCATTCCCAAAACCGTCGTCGGATTGAATGCGATCCTGCCGGATGGCGCCGAGGCACTACTGCACTTTACTGTCGATCGATTGCGCCAGGCCGGCATCACTTCGGCCATCGCGCTTTCCCTCGGCCACGCCTCGCTTCCTTTTGCCGTCGCCAAACTCGCGGTGCCACAATTGGAAAATCCGGCCGGGGACCGCAAGCGCCGCTTCGGCTACCGCGCCATCTCGAAAACGTTGCAGCTGCTATGA
- a CDS encoding TfuA-like protein codes for MKILFVGPTLPDAAEIADPGITLRPPAQKGDIVEALENGANVIGLIDGLFENVAPVWHKEILFALSKGVHVYGAASMGALRAAECAAFGMVGIGRVFEAYASGTVVDDSAVAQIHGPAELGHLPLSEPLVNVQATLRALAETGAISEAEQAVLRARAEAMFFKSLTYRALANTADLPDPARRQEISALLRANAVNQKRIDALELLHAVADCPNERQQPPRDWTFKANSLWHFAFHRLEIAS; via the coding sequence ATGAAGATCCTGTTCGTTGGCCCCACGCTTCCCGACGCCGCCGAGATCGCCGATCCCGGTATTACCCTGCGCCCACCGGCGCAGAAGGGCGATATCGTCGAAGCCCTCGAAAATGGCGCGAACGTCATTGGCCTGATCGACGGACTTTTCGAAAATGTCGCGCCCGTCTGGCACAAGGAAATCCTCTTTGCCCTGTCGAAAGGGGTCCATGTCTATGGCGCGGCCAGCATGGGAGCGCTACGCGCCGCCGAATGCGCCGCTTTCGGCATGGTCGGCATCGGGCGCGTTTTTGAGGCCTATGCTTCCGGTACGGTTGTAGACGATTCCGCCGTCGCGCAGATTCATGGCCCGGCTGAACTCGGACACCTTCCGCTCAGCGAGCCGCTGGTCAACGTGCAGGCGACCTTGCGCGCTCTGGCCGAGACCGGCGCAATCAGTGAAGCCGAGCAAGCTGTCCTGCGGGCACGTGCAGAAGCTATGTTCTTCAAATCACTGACCTATCGCGCTCTGGCGAACACTGCGGATCTGCCGGATCCGGCGCGACGACAGGAAATTTCCGCTCTCCTGCGGGCCAATGCGGTCAATCAGAAACGCATTGACGCCCTGGAATTGCTTCACGCCGTTGCCGACTGCCCGAACGAGCGGCAGCAACCGCCGCGCGATTGGACCTTCAAAGCCAATAGTTTATGGCATTTCGCCTTCCACCGCCTTGAAATTGCATCGTAA
- a CDS encoding TetR/AcrR family transcriptional regulator: MEVQTEGRRRDAEEIVARRPRGRPKSVSDDARRVEIIIEARATFHELGYGGTTMDLVAARCRISKQTLYRLFSSKTELFMAIIAKHRASMLALPRDPKENLPLDEALEQIFMINIGEAAERDREAFIHLIMSEAQRFPEIATLLRTYGAEQSRQLLADWLSLQQKRGLIEIADASSGARMLMNMIFGAMISHPGKPNDWPDRETRLRHLRQCIAIFVAGVQVRERVR, translated from the coding sequence ATGGAAGTGCAGACGGAGGGGAGGAGAAGGGACGCAGAAGAAATTGTCGCTCGCCGCCCGCGCGGCCGCCCAAAATCGGTGAGTGACGATGCAAGGCGGGTGGAGATCATCATCGAGGCTCGCGCGACATTTCATGAGCTCGGCTACGGCGGTACGACCATGGATCTCGTAGCGGCACGGTGCAGGATTTCCAAGCAAACTCTCTATCGCTTGTTTTCGAGCAAGACGGAACTTTTCATGGCGATTATCGCCAAGCATCGCGCCTCGATGCTGGCCCTGCCGCGCGATCCCAAAGAAAATCTGCCGCTCGACGAGGCGCTGGAGCAGATTTTCATGATCAATATCGGTGAAGCGGCGGAACGTGACCGCGAGGCTTTCATTCATCTCATCATGAGTGAAGCGCAGCGATTTCCGGAGATTGCAACGCTGTTGCGAACCTACGGCGCCGAGCAGTCCAGGCAATTGCTGGCCGATTGGCTCAGCCTCCAGCAGAAACGCGGTCTGATCGAAATTGCCGATGCATCAAGCGGCGCACGCATGCTGATGAACATGATCTTTGGCGCGATGATTTCGCATCCCGGCAAGCCGAACGACTGGCCCGATCGCGAAACCCGCCTGAGACACCTGCGTCAATGCATCGCAATCTTTGTGGCGGGCGTGCAGGTGCGTGAGAGGGTTCGGTAG
- a CDS encoding efflux RND transporter periplasmic adaptor subunit, which translates to MGNSNVAKRAPSTPVIVRPAAFKRLPAARMSLVAAGVAATLLLASCNEQKAAQNNAPAVKTEVSAMTLHPQSVAITAELPGRTSAYLVAEVRPQVGGIIRSRNFKEGSEVKAGDVLYEIDPATYQAAYDSAAAALQKAEGAIPSAQAKMDRYKGLSAQNAVSQQDYDSAQATLVQAQADVASAKAALETARINLDYTKMRAPIGGRVDASAVTVGALVTADQTTALTTIRQLDPINVDVTQSSTNLLEFRRAIAQGRLKTTGDNVSVHLTLEDGSDYKQTGKLQFSEASVAETVGTITVRAVFPNPERVLLPGMYVRASIEEAVAENSFLVPQRAVTRNTKGEPVAMFVSDDNKVQQRVLKVQRSIGNSWLVNEGMKDGDRIIVEGGQRVRAGQDVNVAAVTIDDATGELKQAAADIKPAEQVELEKTDGKAASGAQK; encoded by the coding sequence ATGGGAAATAGCAACGTGGCAAAGCGAGCCCCCTCCACCCCTGTAATCGTGCGTCCGGCGGCATTCAAACGCCTCCCAGCCGCACGCATGTCGTTGGTCGCAGCAGGGGTCGCCGCGACGTTGCTGCTAGCAAGCTGCAACGAGCAGAAGGCCGCTCAAAACAATGCGCCTGCCGTCAAGACCGAAGTCAGCGCCATGACGTTGCACCCGCAATCGGTTGCGATCACGGCAGAGCTGCCCGGCCGCACCAGCGCCTATCTTGTCGCCGAAGTCAGGCCACAGGTCGGCGGCATCATCCGCAGCCGCAATTTCAAGGAAGGCAGCGAAGTCAAAGCCGGCGACGTGCTCTACGAAATCGACCCCGCCACCTATCAGGCCGCCTATGACAGCGCCGCCGCCGCTCTGCAGAAGGCAGAAGGCGCTATACCGAGCGCGCAGGCCAAGATGGACCGTTACAAGGGCCTGAGCGCCCAGAACGCTGTCAGCCAGCAGGATTACGACAGTGCGCAGGCAACCCTCGTCCAGGCGCAGGCCGACGTCGCCTCCGCCAAGGCCGCGCTCGAAACTGCGCGCATCAATCTCGACTACACCAAGATGCGCGCTCCGATCGGCGGCCGCGTCGACGCCTCGGCGGTAACCGTCGGCGCTCTCGTCACCGCCGACCAGACGACGGCGCTGACCACCATCCGCCAGCTCGATCCGATCAATGTCGACGTCACGCAGTCGAGCACCAATCTGCTTGAGTTCCGTCGCGCCATTGCGCAAGGCCGTTTGAAGACCACCGGCGACAATGTCTCCGTCCACCTGACGCTGGAAGACGGTTCCGACTACAAGCAGACTGGCAAACTCCAATTTTCGGAGGCCTCTGTCGCCGAGACCGTCGGAACGATCACTGTGCGCGCCGTCTTCCCCAATCCGGAACGCGTGTTGCTGCCCGGCATGTATGTTCGGGCCAGCATTGAGGAAGCCGTCGCGGAAAACAGCTTCCTCGTGCCGCAGCGAGCGGTTACCCGCAATACGAAGGGCGAACCGGTCGCAATGTTCGTCAGCGACGACAACAAGGTTCAGCAGCGGGTGCTGAAGGTGCAGAGAAGCATCGGCAATAGTTGGCTGGTCAACGAAGGTATGAAGGATGGCGACCGGATAATCGTCGAAGGCGGCCAGCGCGTCCGTGCCGGCCAGGATGTCAATGTCGCTGCCGTGACCATCGACGATGCGACCGGCGAGCTGAAGCAAGCGGCCGCCGATATCAAGCCCGCCGAACAGGTCGAGCTGGAAAAGACCGATGGCAAAGCCGCCTCCGGCGCCCAGAAGTAA